From Pandoraea vervacti, the proteins below share one genomic window:
- a CDS encoding aldehyde dehydrogenase family protein has product MKTYDKFFIDGQWVTPLGRGTLDVFHSADAKLMGRIPEGAVEDAEAAVAAARTARDTWAATSPAERAGYLRKIAAGLKARTDELAEVMTGETGMPIKLVRAIQVGGPVYHWNKYAELVESFAFEARVGNSLVVREPVGVVGAITPWNYPLNQITLKVAPALAAGCTVVLKPSEVAPFNAFILAEVIAQAGLPAGVFNLVTGLGPVVGEVLARHPDVDMVSFTGSTRAGKRVSEVASQTVKRVALELGGKSASVVLDDADLAAAVKGTLNACYLNSGQTCSAHTRMLVPASRYDEVKALVRDAVARFTLGDPREETTRLGPLASAAQQERVQTYIRKGLAEGAELIAGGDTVPEGFEAGFFVQPTVLGRVTPDATVAQEEIFGPVLSIITYQDEADAVRIANDSIYGLGGGVWSGDEARAVRVARRIRTGQVDINGGEFNVQAPFGGFKQSGHGRENGVYGFEEFLEYKSLQFKSAKS; this is encoded by the coding sequence ATGAAGACGTACGACAAATTTTTCATCGACGGCCAGTGGGTAACGCCGCTCGGGCGCGGCACGCTGGACGTTTTTCATTCGGCCGATGCGAAGCTGATGGGGCGCATTCCCGAGGGCGCCGTCGAGGACGCCGAAGCCGCCGTCGCCGCCGCGCGCACGGCGCGTGACACTTGGGCGGCGACGTCGCCCGCCGAACGGGCTGGCTATCTGCGAAAGATTGCTGCGGGATTGAAGGCCCGTACCGACGAATTGGCGGAGGTGATGACGGGTGAGACGGGCATGCCGATCAAGCTCGTGCGCGCGATTCAGGTCGGTGGTCCGGTCTATCACTGGAACAAGTACGCCGAGTTGGTCGAATCGTTCGCGTTCGAGGCGCGCGTGGGCAACTCTCTGGTGGTGCGTGAGCCGGTTGGGGTGGTCGGCGCGATTACGCCATGGAACTATCCGCTCAACCAGATCACGCTGAAGGTTGCCCCGGCGCTGGCGGCCGGTTGCACGGTGGTGCTCAAGCCGTCCGAAGTCGCGCCGTTCAATGCCTTCATTCTCGCCGAGGTCATTGCGCAAGCGGGATTGCCCGCCGGCGTCTTCAATCTGGTGACAGGGTTGGGGCCGGTGGTTGGAGAGGTGCTGGCGAGACATCCCGATGTCGACATGGTGTCGTTCACCGGGTCGACGCGGGCCGGCAAGCGTGTCTCCGAAGTGGCGTCGCAAACGGTCAAGCGTGTGGCGCTGGAGCTTGGCGGCAAGTCGGCGTCGGTCGTGCTCGACGACGCCGACCTTGCGGCAGCGGTCAAGGGCACCCTCAACGCCTGCTATCTGAACTCGGGACAGACTTGCTCGGCGCACACGCGCATGCTGGTACCCGCGTCGCGCTATGACGAAGTCAAGGCGCTGGTCAGGGACGCCGTGGCACGTTTTACGCTGGGCGATCCGCGCGAGGAAACGACGCGTCTTGGGCCGCTGGCCTCTGCTGCCCAACAGGAGCGCGTGCAAACCTACATCCGCAAAGGGCTGGCCGAAGGGGCCGAGCTGATCGCCGGCGGCGATACGGTGCCTGAAGGGTTCGAGGCGGGCTTCTTCGTGCAGCCGACGGTTCTGGGGCGTGTGACACCGGATGCGACGGTTGCGCAGGAAGAGATTTTCGGTCCGGTGCTATCGATCATCACCTATCAGGACGAAGCCGACGCGGTGCGCATCGCGAACGATTCCATCTATGGTTTGGGCGGTGGCGTATGGTCGGGCGATGAGGCGAGGGCGGTGCGTGTGGCGCGTCGGATCCGTACCGGACAGGTGGATATCAATGGCGGGGAATTTAACGTCCAGGCCCCGTTCGGTGGCTTCAAGCAGTCGGGGCACGGACGTGAAAATGGCGTCTACGGCTTCGAGGAATTCCTCGAGTACAAGTCGCTTCAGTTCAAGTCTGCGAAGTCGTAG
- a CDS encoding DUF1289 domain-containing protein — MSELHDRPDSPCIGVCSTLFDDVCKGCGRTAYEVSNWVFFTEQEKAAVWQRISRDGTAMRFCDSGATTSQT, encoded by the coding sequence ATGTCCGAATTGCACGACCGTCCCGACAGCCCCTGCATTGGCGTTTGCTCGACCCTTTTCGACGACGTCTGCAAGGGCTGCGGCCGCACCGCCTACGAAGTCTCCAACTGGGTGTTCTTCACCGAGCAGGAGAAGGCCGCGGTGTGGCAGCGCATCAGCCGCGACGGCACGGCGATGCGCTTTTGCGACAGCGGCGCTACGACTTCGCAGACTTGA
- a CDS encoding EamA family transporter, translating into MLRSWQLFALGSAFFAALTAIFGKLGVAQVNSNMATLIRTVIIFGVTLAIVGMRGEWQRPTSLSANTWLFLILSGVATGLSWLCYFRALQLGPVSGVAPLDKLSVAMAMLIGWVALGEPFSLKETLGGALIVAGALVLVL; encoded by the coding sequence ATGCTGCGTAGCTGGCAACTTTTCGCGTTGGGCTCGGCATTTTTCGCGGCGCTCACGGCAATCTTCGGCAAGCTCGGGGTCGCGCAGGTCAACTCGAACATGGCCACGCTCATTCGCACGGTGATCATTTTCGGCGTCACGCTGGCGATCGTCGGCATGCGCGGGGAGTGGCAGAGGCCGACCAGTCTGAGCGCAAATACATGGCTCTTTCTCATCCTGTCGGGTGTCGCGACCGGACTGTCGTGGTTGTGCTACTTCCGGGCGCTCCAACTCGGTCCTGTGTCCGGTGTGGCGCCTCTCGATAAGCTGAGCGTGGCCATGGCGATGCTCATCGGCTGGGTGGCGCTCGGTGAGCCGTTCTCGCTCAAGGAAACCCTGGGCGGCGCGCTGATCGTTGCCGGGGCCCTGGTTCTCGTGCTGTGA
- a CDS encoding phospholipase A: MPKTNLDTFAPSPLRAIQLGAAALCLALSGVAHADLSLLQPPRALSGGAPLQLTLLATQDSPGRAAIKLPDEIVVRISNDDFKPTLLHLKREAVVPAQITLANGQFRRVAYSAVLPKELRGAVRVEPVDWDASTTTIVLDRAAAAEPMVAAAPLPVDNGTNATGAGAASAAAVAATSASGAGAVASSDAIAPTSDAEFARISSHEPMYIAFGKNGDANARFQLSFKFHILKPDNPASKSFLDNLYFGYTQLSIWDLEAESAPFRDSNYRPSLFYYVPDTGVRAGWFSSLGVAAGIEHESNGKAGDDSRSINTVFVKPILTFGNPSEYHWTVAPKLYAYLEKKDNPDIQNYRGYMDLLVLWGKPNGWQIGATLRKGMKRNYGSVDVQVTYPLGKLIPGTGGYIWLGYFTGYGEDMLDYNRHSPSQVRIGYSVFRW, encoded by the coding sequence ATGCCCAAGACGAATCTCGACACATTCGCCCCATCGCCGCTTCGCGCCATCCAGCTCGGCGCGGCAGCCCTGTGCCTGGCACTGAGCGGCGTGGCACACGCCGATCTCTCGCTCCTGCAACCGCCCAGGGCGCTGAGCGGCGGCGCACCACTGCAACTGACGTTGCTGGCCACACAGGACTCGCCGGGCCGTGCGGCCATCAAGCTCCCCGATGAGATCGTGGTTCGCATTTCCAACGACGACTTCAAGCCCACATTGCTGCACCTGAAGCGCGAAGCCGTTGTGCCGGCACAGATCACGCTCGCCAATGGCCAGTTCCGCCGCGTTGCCTATTCGGCGGTGCTGCCCAAGGAATTGCGAGGTGCGGTGCGTGTCGAACCGGTCGACTGGGACGCATCGACCACCACGATCGTGCTCGACCGCGCCGCCGCCGCCGAGCCGATGGTCGCGGCCGCCCCCTTGCCCGTCGATAACGGAACGAACGCCACCGGCGCTGGCGCCGCAAGTGCCGCAGCGGTGGCGGCGACATCCGCCTCCGGGGCCGGAGCCGTCGCGTCCTCCGACGCGATCGCACCGACATCCGACGCCGAGTTCGCCCGTATTTCGTCGCATGAGCCGATGTACATCGCCTTCGGAAAAAACGGCGATGCCAACGCCCGCTTTCAACTCAGCTTCAAGTTCCACATCCTGAAGCCGGACAACCCGGCGTCGAAGTCCTTTCTCGACAATCTGTACTTCGGCTACACACAGTTGTCGATCTGGGATCTGGAAGCGGAGTCGGCGCCGTTTCGCGACTCCAACTACCGACCGAGCCTCTTCTACTACGTTCCCGATACCGGTGTTCGGGCAGGCTGGTTCTCCTCGCTCGGTGTTGCCGCCGGTATCGAGCACGAGTCCAACGGCAAAGCGGGCGACGACTCTCGCAGTATCAACACCGTCTTCGTCAAGCCGATCCTGACGTTCGGCAATCCTTCCGAATACCACTGGACCGTCGCGCCGAAGCTATACGCGTATCTGGAGAAAAAGGACAACCCCGACATCCAGAATTACCGCGGCTATATGGATCTGCTCGTGCTATGGGGCAAGCCCAACGGCTGGCAGATCGGGGCGACGCTGCGCAAGGGCATGAAGCGCAACTACGGCAGCGTGGACGTGCAAGTGACCTACCCGCTCGGCAAGTTGATCCCCGGCACCGGCGGCTACATCTGGCTGGGGTATTTCACCGGTTACGGCGAAGACATGCTCGACTACAACCGACACTCGCCGTCGCAAGTGCGCATTGGTTACAGCGTATTCCGCTGGTAA
- a CDS encoding sensor domain-containing diguanylate cyclase yields MVIALFDRRHAAPAFLRGVVVLICVLTCVLIAWALARFAADQLVASRAARLLYEERSIATRLAHGTVHTVNQDLILIRGIPRVLAQIEQIQTAAATIAAHPLTDVPHDKAREQLLANPVLTPVNELLRAAQLYFGADLVWLGTPDGITIASSDFNSPDPLVADRYGDRAYFNTAVLGGAGQQYVAGRKTGLPGIYFTAPVYHDGTLVGVMVVKLGIRRLSHWADSGASFITDTNGVIVLANDPTFTGLAVPGGAVFKLSREERRRLYQQEDFTVVPIESYDLAPGTPDFLHLQSDDDSTRHARLVRVRPDNQPYLLEAEASSDGEMVVYTMNEAPTLGSLSIERRRYVALVFALLLSLSGAGYLLIRYLRREKLHLTDTLAKNAALEHEVKYDALTGALSRGHFLKRLRAEVGLAQARDLPTCVILVDLDHFKHINDTWGHSLGDTVLSAFVRLCHDSLREDDICGRLGGEEFAIILSGATEARAFDAAERLREAVRAARINVDGRTLQFTISAGVAQWHEGDDDSAWLQRADAALYLAKSRGRDRCARESDLRVLTGGGS; encoded by the coding sequence TTGGTTATCGCCCTATTCGACCGCCGCCATGCCGCTCCCGCTTTCCTGCGCGGCGTGGTCGTTCTCATTTGCGTGCTCACCTGCGTGCTCATCGCATGGGCGCTGGCGCGCTTCGCTGCCGATCAACTGGTGGCCAGCCGCGCCGCGCGCCTGCTGTATGAAGAGCGCAGCATCGCTACCCGGCTCGCGCATGGCACGGTTCACACAGTCAATCAGGACCTGATCCTCATTCGCGGAATACCGCGAGTGCTCGCCCAGATCGAGCAGATTCAGACAGCGGCTGCAACCATCGCAGCCCATCCGCTGACCGACGTGCCTCACGACAAGGCTCGCGAGCAACTGCTTGCGAATCCGGTCCTCACCCCCGTCAATGAACTGCTGCGTGCCGCGCAACTCTACTTCGGCGCCGATCTCGTCTGGCTGGGCACCCCCGATGGCATCACCATCGCTTCGAGCGATTTCAACTCGCCCGACCCCCTGGTCGCCGACCGGTACGGCGACCGCGCCTATTTCAATACCGCCGTGCTCGGGGGCGCCGGACAGCAGTACGTCGCCGGCCGAAAAACGGGGCTGCCCGGCATCTATTTCACCGCCCCCGTGTACCACGACGGCACGCTTGTCGGCGTCATGGTCGTCAAGCTGGGCATTCGACGCTTGTCCCACTGGGCGGACAGCGGTGCGTCGTTCATCACCGACACCAATGGCGTGATCGTGCTCGCCAACGACCCGACATTCACCGGACTCGCCGTGCCCGGCGGCGCGGTCTTCAAACTCTCACGCGAGGAGCGCCGCCGTCTCTACCAGCAGGAGGACTTCACCGTCGTGCCCATCGAGAGTTACGATCTGGCGCCCGGCACACCCGATTTTCTGCACCTCCAATCCGATGACGACAGCACGCGCCACGCACGGCTGGTACGCGTGCGCCCCGACAATCAGCCGTACCTGCTGGAGGCCGAAGCGTCGTCGGACGGCGAGATGGTCGTCTACACCATGAACGAGGCGCCGACATTGGGCAGCCTTTCCATCGAACGGCGACGGTATGTCGCGCTCGTTTTTGCCCTGCTGCTCAGCCTGAGCGGCGCGGGGTATCTGTTGATTCGTTATCTGCGCCGCGAAAAGCTGCATCTGACGGACACCCTCGCCAAAAACGCCGCCCTCGAGCACGAGGTCAAATACGACGCCCTGACCGGGGCGCTCTCGCGCGGTCACTTCCTCAAGCGTTTGCGCGCGGAAGTCGGGCTGGCACAAGCCAGGGATTTGCCAACGTGCGTCATCCTCGTCGATCTGGACCACTTCAAGCACATCAACGACACCTGGGGGCATTCGTTGGGCGATACGGTGCTGTCCGCGTTCGTGCGCCTTTGTCACGATTCGTTACGCGAAGATGACATTTGCGGTCGTTTGGGGGGCGAAGAATTCGCTATTATCCTGAGTGGCGCTACCGAGGCGCGCGCCTTTGACGCCGCCGAACGCCTACGCGAGGCGGTTCGCGCCGCACGCATCAACGTCGACGGCAGAACGCTACAGTTCACCATCAGTGCCGGCGTGGCCCAATGGCACGAGGGCGACGACGACAGCGCGTGGCTGCAACGCGCCGATGCAGCGCTTTACCTGGCCAAATCTCGCGGACGCGATCGCTGCGCCCGCGAATCCGACCTCCGGGTGCTCACCGGAGGCGGGTCGTAA
- a CDS encoding putative bifunctional diguanylate cyclase/phosphodiesterase has product MNDTNALRRQVVLADLLLDRQRLLRALSLELRTPSPPNSHSALVVLHVGRGQRMATSQPAISDADLLATVAFRVGSRIRRRDLIGRVSDQQIAILLRDLGSRDAAVQVTRRFIRAGESPVPCGNGLLYPIVSAGITHLPQVPVWPATLLEHTSDVADQAIRESASRFLVTEAPTAPTEGIAPPDDAGNEHYWRSAIGRALSGSEFRLHYQPQIDMRTHRLTGLEALIRWQRDDELIMPGEFIPAAERCDVIGPIGDWTLHEACRQLDKWHTDGEEYPRVAVNLSAQQMRVQTLETVRYALKHHRVPPDKLEIEITESSLISHLDEAATLMNELVAMGVRLSLDDFGTGYSSFVRLKRWPFGTVKIDYQFVAGVLLGGYDTELIRAIIAIARKLEIETVAEGVETSAQRDALASLGCHAWQGYHCTRPLPPGHIETFIRDWHGRL; this is encoded by the coding sequence ATGAACGATACGAACGCGCTGCGACGCCAAGTCGTCCTTGCCGATCTGCTGCTGGACCGCCAGCGGCTATTGCGCGCCCTCAGCCTTGAGCTGCGCACCCCGAGTCCGCCCAATAGTCACAGCGCGCTGGTCGTGCTGCATGTAGGCCGGGGCCAGCGCATGGCGACCAGTCAACCTGCCATTTCCGACGCCGACCTGCTCGCGACGGTCGCGTTCCGGGTCGGCTCGCGAATCCGCCGCCGCGATCTGATCGGTCGCGTCTCGGACCAGCAAATCGCTATCTTGCTGCGCGACCTGGGCAGCCGCGACGCGGCCGTTCAGGTCACGCGCCGCTTCATCCGCGCGGGCGAATCCCCCGTACCTTGCGGCAACGGACTGCTCTACCCGATCGTCTCGGCGGGTATCACCCACCTGCCGCAGGTGCCAGTTTGGCCGGCCACGTTGCTGGAGCATACGTCGGACGTCGCGGATCAGGCCATACGCGAGAGCGCATCTCGTTTTCTCGTCACGGAAGCGCCCACCGCCCCGACGGAGGGCATTGCGCCGCCGGACGATGCGGGCAACGAACATTACTGGCGAAGTGCGATCGGACGCGCGCTGTCGGGCTCGGAATTCCGTCTGCACTACCAGCCGCAGATCGACATGCGCACCCATCGGCTAACGGGACTCGAAGCACTCATTCGTTGGCAACGCGACGACGAACTGATCATGCCCGGCGAGTTCATCCCGGCGGCCGAGCGCTGCGACGTCATCGGGCCCATTGGCGACTGGACGTTGCACGAGGCGTGCCGTCAGCTCGACAAGTGGCATACGGATGGGGAGGAATATCCCCGCGTGGCTGTGAATCTGTCCGCGCAGCAAATGCGCGTGCAGACGCTCGAGACGGTCCGCTACGCGCTGAAGCATCACCGTGTGCCACCGGACAAGCTCGAAATCGAGATCACCGAGTCGTCGCTGATTTCGCATCTCGACGAAGCGGCGACCCTGATGAACGAACTGGTGGCAATGGGCGTTCGCCTCTCGCTCGACGATTTCGGCACCGGCTACTCCAGTTTCGTGCGCCTCAAGCGCTGGCCTTTCGGGACCGTGAAGATCGACTATCAGTTTGTCGCGGGCGTTCTGCTCGGCGGCTACGATACCGAGTTGATTCGCGCCATCATCGCCATTGCCCGCAAGCTCGAAATCGAAACGGTGGCCGAGGGCGTGGAGACCAGTGCGCAGCGCGACGCGCTCGCATCGCTGGGCTGTCATGCGTGGCAGGGGTATCATTGCACGCGTCCCTTACCGCCCGGGCACATCGAGACGTTCATTCGAGACTGGCACGGGCGCCTGTAA
- a CDS encoding NAD(P)/FAD-dependent oxidoreductase, with protein sequence MSSDVSATPTTATERSADIVIMGAGAAGISVAASLRRRRPSLSITIVDPADTHYYQPAWTLVGAGEFDAARTARPMSSVIPQGVNWIQAAITAFSPEHQQLLLSDGRRLAYRFLIVAPGLQLNWEAIDGLVETLGRNGVTSNYRFDLAPYTWSLVREFKGGNALFTQPPMPIKCAGAPQKAMYLSADTWRQNGVLDKTNIEFHLVAPSLFGVKDYVPALMQYVQRYRISLNHLSHLRAVDGERRVARFEIFDADGQSRFVDKPFDILHVVPPQSAPDVLRASPLADAAGWCEVDPKTLRHARYANVFGLGDAISAPNAKTAAAARKQAVVVAENLLASIDGRPLALHYDGYGACPLTVEHGKIVLAEFGYGGKLLPTFPIDGTHANRFAWMLKKYVLPKVYWDFMLKGREWFARPR encoded by the coding sequence ATGTCCAGCGATGTATCCGCTACGCCAACCACCGCGACGGAGCGCAGCGCCGACATCGTCATCATGGGGGCAGGTGCCGCAGGCATCTCCGTTGCCGCCAGCTTGCGCCGCCGCAGACCGTCGCTCTCGATCACGATCGTGGATCCGGCCGACACGCATTACTACCAGCCGGCATGGACGCTTGTCGGCGCCGGCGAATTCGACGCCGCACGTACTGCGCGCCCGATGTCGAGCGTCATTCCGCAAGGCGTGAACTGGATTCAGGCGGCGATCACCGCGTTCTCTCCCGAACATCAACAGCTCCTGCTGTCCGACGGCCGGCGTCTCGCCTATCGCTTTCTCATCGTCGCTCCCGGTCTGCAACTCAATTGGGAGGCCATCGACGGGCTTGTCGAAACGCTCGGTCGCAACGGCGTCACGTCCAATTACCGCTTCGATCTTGCGCCCTACACGTGGTCGCTGGTGCGCGAATTCAAAGGCGGAAACGCGCTGTTCACGCAGCCGCCGATGCCGATCAAATGCGCCGGAGCGCCGCAAAAGGCGATGTATCTGTCAGCCGACACGTGGCGTCAAAACGGCGTGCTCGACAAGACGAATATTGAATTCCATCTCGTGGCGCCGTCACTGTTTGGCGTGAAGGATTACGTTCCCGCGCTCATGCAATACGTGCAGCGGTATCGCATTTCTCTCAATCACCTCTCGCATCTGCGCGCCGTGGATGGCGAGCGCCGCGTGGCGCGTTTCGAGATCTTCGACGCCGACGGGCAGTCCCGGTTTGTCGACAAGCCCTTCGATATCCTGCATGTCGTGCCGCCGCAAAGCGCGCCGGACGTGCTGCGTGCCAGTCCGCTCGCTGACGCGGCAGGCTGGTGTGAGGTGGATCCGAAAACACTGCGCCACGCGCGCTACGCCAACGTGTTCGGTCTTGGCGATGCGATCTCGGCGCCGAATGCCAAGACGGCGGCGGCCGCCCGCAAACAAGCCGTGGTCGTGGCGGAGAATTTGCTCGCGTCGATAGATGGGCGTCCCCTTGCATTGCATTACGACGGATACGGCGCGTGTCCGCTCACCGTCGAACACGGCAAGATCGTGCTCGCCGAGTTTGGCTATGGAGGGAAACTTCTCCCTACATTCCCCATCGATGGCACGCACGCGAACCGTTTTGCCTGGATGTTGAAAAAGTACGTGCTGCCAAAGGTTTATTGGGATTTCATGCTCAAAGGCCGCGAGTGGTTTGCGCGTCCGCGCTGA
- a CDS encoding Cd(II)/Pb(II)-responsive transcriptional regulator has translation MKIGELARAAGTDVETVRYYERAGLLPPPPRSDAGYRTYGNEHLEALRFIRHCRSLDMPLADAKRLGELAHDHSVTCEDANRLIEAHLARVHARIHELQALEQQLLHLQAQCRSRHETSDCGILRALMQGANGEACACHSDTDPIAPSCDHDPLHA, from the coding sequence GCGGGTACCGATGTCGAAACCGTGCGCTATTACGAGCGGGCGGGCCTGCTTCCCCCGCCGCCGCGCAGCGACGCGGGATACCGAACCTACGGCAACGAGCATCTGGAAGCGTTGCGCTTCATCCGGCATTGCCGCTCGCTCGACATGCCGCTCGCCGACGCCAAGCGGCTCGGTGAGCTTGCGCACGACCACAGTGTCACCTGTGAAGACGCTAACCGGCTGATCGAAGCGCATCTCGCGCGTGTCCATGCACGCATCCATGAACTACAGGCGCTGGAGCAGCAGTTGCTGCACCTGCAGGCACAATGCCGCAGCCGTCACGAAACGAGCGACTGCGGCATTCTGCGCGCGCTGATGCAAGGCGCGAACGGCGAGGCGTGTGCCTGCCACAGCGACACCGATCCCATCGCACCCTCGTGCGATCACGATCCTCTGCACGCCTGA